A region from the Poecilia reticulata strain Guanapo linkage group LG12, Guppy_female_1.0+MT, whole genome shotgun sequence genome encodes:
- the purbb gene encoding transcriptional regulator protein Pur-beta, translating to MVELKMADGDSGSERGGSSGGGGGGGGFQHFQRDQETQELASKRLDIQNKRFYLDVKQNSKGRFIKIAEVGAGGSKSRLTLSLSVAAEFRDYLGDFIEHYAQLGPSTPEQIAQATAGEDGGPRRALKSEFLVRENRKYYLDLKENQRGRFLRIRQTVNRGPGFGVGGPVGGMLAGQTIALPAQGLIEFRDALAKLIDDYGGDDEELTGGTAAGGFSELPEGTSIMVDSKRFFFDVGSNKYGVFLRVSEVKPSYRNSITIPFKAWGKFGGAFSRYAEEMKEIQERQRDKMYERREESEGDDVDDD from the coding sequence ATGGTGGAGCTGAAGATGGCGGATGGCGACAGTGGGAGTGAGCGCGGTGGAAgtagtggaggaggaggaggcggcggcggcttTCAGCACTTTCAGCGGGACCAGGAGACCCAGGAGCTGGCGTCTAAGCGCCTCGACATTCAGAACAAGCGCTTCTATTTGGATGTCAAACAGAACAGTAAAGGCAGGTTCATTAAAATCGCCGAGGTAGGGGCCGGGGGCTCCAAAAGTCGGTTGACCCTCTCGCTGTCAGTTGCGGCGGAGTTCCGTGACTACCTCGGGGATTTCATCGAGCACTACGCCCAGCTGGGGCCTAGCACTCCGGAGCAAATAGCCCAGGCCACCGCGGGTGAAGATGGTGGGCCGAGGCGAGCTCTAAAGAGCGAGTTTCTTGTCCGGGAAAACCGCAAGTACTACCTGGACTTGAAGGAGAACCAGCGGGGTAGGTTCCTGCGGATCCGGCAGACCGTAAACCGCGGACCTGGCTTTGGGGTCGGGGGGCCCGTGGGTGGCATGCTGGCCGGCCAGACCATTGCCCTTCCGGCGCAAGGGCTAATAGAGTTCAGAGACGCCCTGGCTAAGCTCATAGATGATTACGGGGGAGACGACGAGGAGCTGACGGGGGGCACGGCCGCGGGGGGCTTCAGCGAGCTCCCCGAGGGCACCTCCATCATGGTGGACTCTAAGCGGTTCTTTTTCGACGTCGGCTCCAACAAATACGGAGTGTTCCTGCGCGTGAGCGAGGTGAAGCCCAGCTACAGGAACTCTATCACCATCCCGTTCAAAGCCTGGGGCAAGTTCGGAGGAGCCTTCAGCAGGTACGCCGAGGAGATGAAGGAGATCCAGGAGCGGCAGAGGGACAAGATGTACGAGAGGAGAGAGGAGTCCGAGGGGGACGACGTGGATGACGACTGA